The DNA region ATTTACTGGAAGCCTGACGCAGATGGTACGCTCCAATCTCCCCGGCCTGAGACAGAAAGAGCGTGTCCCcatccagctgcagccatgGCAGTAGCCTGCAGAGAGGCCACGTGATTCATGTAAGAAACAACACTTTAGCAAGGGCGAGAATGCTTTGTACGTTCTAAAATATGTATATTAAGGGATGGCGTGCAAGAAAGGTACGGCTGGAAACAATTTACTTACTTTGTCTTCCACTTGAGAGGAGTAGCCCTTTTACAGATCCCGTTGTACCAGTTCTGAGCAGTTCTTACTCTGTTCTTCAGTGGGATGTGACCATATCTGCAACAGGATTTAAACTATCACTTGACCGAACTTTAATCAATATAGGTGTTTCTGTTAACTAATTTAACCTGTATAGTTTCAGAAGTGAGGGGGGAAAATGGCAGCATTGTTTTAAAGCTAGAATCTGACAACAATGACAATGACTAGACAACAATGGAAAACCAGGACTAGTctccaaaaataaaagcaaataaagctttagataaaacaaaaatgttaaaGCAAAAGAATAAAATTTTGCTCTAACATTTTTCTCCTAATAAACAGTGAATGATAACATGTGTAATCAAGATGGTTTCATTACATataaatagaaaatataaaGCTGATGGAAGGGGCCAGGCTTCAATAATATGGCACGTTGTTGCCGTAGCACaattgcctcacagcaagaaggttgtgggttcaatcTCCAGCTAAAACAggcctgtctgtgtctctccacGTTTGCACGGATTTCCTCCAGGTGTTCCAACATCAAATATCCCACAGATTAGGTTGGCCCACAGTGGCAGCGGCGGGGCGGATCAGGACTGTCCATCTCCATCTTTACTCGAACATCATTGTTCACCCGatataaaataacaaataaaaaagctgctttttcttctGAAACCGTGATTCTGGGAGACAGACACTATAACATGCCTCTGTACGCCATTTCAATGGATTTAAAATCAAGAAGTAAGACGTGATCAGGAGCTTTGAGTTCAGGATACAGAGGGTTCATAAAACACCAAGAGAGACATTCTATTTAGGATTAGTTCACTGATCAGGGGCTAAAAACCATTTATACATACTAACCTATCAAATCTACAGGATTCACTGACTTCAGTTGGGGCCTGTTTGTGAGTTTCATATTCAAAAATGTAGATGCAGACgcttcaaaaaaaaagattgactTCTCTCACAGTGACATTTTAGGGTATGAAATTCTGTTCATGTATAAAAACTATTCGATTCAATTCTAAAAGCAAGCGAAAGTGTTTGTAGCTACTAAAATAGCTCAAACAAGTACCAAAGACTGACTTTCGAAGTAATAAACCAACGAATCGTCTATTGCACCCAAAAATCAAAGAGGGTACTTTCAATCATGCTCCCCAGAATCAGTTTAGTGCACGTCATCCCTTTGCTGTCTGTCTCCACTGTATCTCTCCAACAAAGGCTAAATCGACCTTCCAAAATACATTTACCACTAATCACAATATCATGATAATTATAAACAGCAATTGCTCCACCACCAAACAACACAAGTCACCAAAGGGGCAGTACAGGAGGGGCTGTTAGCTAAAGACAGTGACCTGTTATTACACAGAACTGTACACAGTGTTGCAGCATTTCtgtttgctaaaaaaaaatcaggtttcATGCAATCTAAATACATGGATGATCACTGGAAATCTGAAATATGTGGAGTTGCAAATATATTATTCATCCTTGttggccctgcgatgagctggcaactTTTTCAGGCTGGGCCCCATTTCTGGCTGGAAGGCACCTGGGAGAaggctcacccccccccaccccccacccccaaatccATTTCAAAGCCAATGGGGGCAGACCTAACTTTGGTGCCTTACACAACACAGAATATGAGAAGGGTGTATGAACTGTGTATTTCTGGTTGTACCTATGTGATGTGTGCAGTATTTATAGGTGTGCATATTGAATGATTGTTTTAGGTCAGGCACTTGTACCTGTGTTTAGACTACATATATTAGGGGTCCTGACCAGTTACTTTGGGAAGTAGGACTGCCACATGACAGTGGCCCTCTTTAAAATAAAGCCTAGCATTCAGATAAAGTTGTTGAACACTTTTCTTATCACACTGAGTGACTGAGTAGAACAATGTGAATCAGCCTCTTTCAGCTAACTTTTGTAAAGAACAGAACACACCTGGCGGACACTCATCTACAAGAGTCACTTGGAACTTTGTTGTCCAATTACGCCACAGGTGACAAAAACTGTACAACAACATTACAACAACAGTACAACTTTACAACAACTGTACAACAGTGATGTAGCTGCAGCCCCCCATTAAGCAACCTTTAAACAAATagacatttatttagttatttatttacaaaTATTGACCAAGAATGCAAatgattgttttatttatattcatacaTTTCTATGAACCGAAATGATTGTAGTTCTTGTTCAGGAATATGACAGGCCTAAGTTTTTAAAAGGTGAGTGACCCCTCgggctctgcccccccaccccaccaaaGCAAAACATCCAGATAGCCTGAAGTCAAACGGGGGACTGGAAAAACAGAACAGGGGGACAGAAAGTAGACATTCAAACAGGTTATGCGCATTAAATCAGCACCAAAAGATGAAATGTTCCTGATCAACACTTGTTTGGTCAAAATTAAGCTACAGAAGCAGCAACTGCCCTCCTCAGCGTGTAACTTGTATCTTACTTGTCGGTCCCGCTCCAAGTAATCCCAGTGTTTAAAAACTCTTTAGCAACGTTCCTCCAGACAGCATCGCGGTTCAAAAACTGGTAAGTACTTTTACAAACTTGAGATAGGCGACCGAGAGACTTGAAGTCCAAATATGAGAGGATGTGATAAAGAACATCATCCGGCAGCTGGAGGAACAGCATGGTGGGCGCTGTGCCGGCACGCCCGTTCCCTCCTCGTACGCGCCGCCACCAGAGATTTTCGTTTGTAATAAAAGAGGGTTGTTTAATAACGCAAACATTATTCCATTTTTTAGAGAGCAATACGACGaatgaaacaggaagcaggaaaccagTGAGTCTGTGGTGACGTCACGACGCACGCCGACGTGGTGACGTCGGTCGAGGGTCCGCGGGGGTGACCGGAAGAAGGCCTGACGTTAGTTACTTTATGTATAGATATTCATCATAAAAACGGGGTTTTTCTAAATGTATATGGGTGTCGCGTCGTGTGTGCACTTAAAGGAAAAGCGGTAGGAGAGGAATGACAAAATGCTGTTCTTCCAACAAAACAATGatttaaaaacagataaatCCGCAAATATGTTAAACACAAGGTTCAACATCATATCCAACACTATTTTATACCTCAAACCGTGTTCTATCACCCTCATGATACACATTTGTAAAAATACAATTTCAGAACAAATGGTAGACCTAACCCTTAAAAATAGAAATTCCAAATAAAATAACTTTCTGTGTGATAAGGTTTCCCCAAtgtatttatctttatttgtatCTATAATTCAGgcattcatgtttattttatcattttcataAACATCAATTACAACAGGTCTTTTATGAAATACAAACTTTTTTTTGTAAGATATAACATTGAATAATGAAAACACTAAACTAAATAACTTGACTATCAGTCATTCTAAAGGGAAAGTTACATTAAATCATTGAAATCGACACAGGAGCATCACAAGGACTGGATTTTCTTGAGCCAAGAGTTCTTTTCCTGATcactggatgactgagaacactCATCAACAAGCATCATGATCCTCTTTCATTTGCACTTCtctgttttaaataaataaatgttgtttttaaaaaaaaaattcttccaGATTTCCTGCCGACACCATCGTCCTAACTCAGAGTGTAGTGTGAATAAGATCTCCAAAGCACTGTGCACAGCTGCAAGTGGCCATGTAGCATGTAGAAAAACACTTAATTTGAACCACAGACTGACACAAAACACAGAGCGACGTGTGTGAAAGTAAAGTTAGGCTCACAGTTTGTGAGAGACAATGAACAAGCATCAACATCTCCTATATAGAGTCTGGTGAAGAATGGTGAAGAGACATGCCCGTGGCGAGGTAGCCGCTGTTTCATGGAAGGTATTCCAAAGTCCGAAGTAGTCCCGAACGCAAACAGCTGTTCTAACTTCCTGACAGCAGCTGTTTTGTTCCTGTACATGTGCAACACCTGCACAGAGCAGAGTGCATATCTGCTGCCTATGCTTGcaaggaaaaaagaggaggcTTCACCCTTTTTCGACATATTTTATAAACCAAAGTTAAGGTGAGAGACGAGCATACAAATGTGATGCTCCAGACCTTATATGCACGTTGACTAAATGCCAATGTTGAGGGTGCAGCCGGAGGTTTGTGATGTGCTGAATTCCTGCATCCAGGATCAGTCTCAGGCCACACTCAGGTTTCATTGCTGTATTTACCCACAAAGAACAGCACACTTGGCTAAAGAGGCAGCCAATCCAGCCGCCATGCAGTTGAGACCTGGAAATATTTAACCCATCCTTCACACACCAGACAGGAGCAGTGGGAGCAATGGGGACCAGTTGCCAACCCAACCAACTTGGTCTCTGCACGTCTCATACGATTTCTGCATTGTTTCTTTCCACTGTTAATAAATCACCAGCTTAGCAACATCTCATTACATTGGTAGAGCTTCTTAGCTGAGTTTGAAAAGAGTTGTAAGCGGAGCGGCACCTTCTCCTCTGCACTCAGGTGATATAAGTCTTGATGAAGGCCACGCTGAACCATACAATCACCATTGAAAAAAAAGGCTCCCGGCCATTTCAGCTTTTCCAATGAGAATTAACATTGACATCTCAGAAGGGTCCCGTTTGGTGTCAAGAAGCTGGTCCGTGGATCATTTGGTCCTGGGACGCAAAAAAGGAAGAATAGCGTGTTTAAATACGATAGACTGATTTTCATTAGACCTATCTTATGTTgaaaacccccccccaccaattcCATCCTCAAATCATTACCACACTTTACTGTTTGGTGCATCTTTTTCAGGCATCAGTgacaaaaaagaggaaaggaaaggaaaggaaaggaaaggaaaggaaaggaaaggaaaggaaaggaaaggaaaggaaaggaaaggaaaggaaaggaaaggaaaggaaaggaaaggaaaggaaaggaaaggaaaaaccATGCAACATTGAGGCAGGTTGAGGCTGCTCTGCATAAAATGTGGTGACCTTTATGCTAGTTTAGGAAGCCATGGACCCCAACACCCCTACCTGGTTAAGGAACACTGTCTTGCATGACACTGGTCGCTCGTGCAAGAGATATTGGGGACAGCTGGTGTAGAGGACTCCTATGGAAGGAGGTTACAGCAGCGTCTGTGACTAGTGCACAATCGACGACGGGGGTGCGTCACTCAAGCTTTGTGTGATGccctgtaaataaaaccacAATGGATCAGTGAGTCTATGCAAGGTTATGCTATATTGATCCAAATAGGGATGTAAAAATACATGATGTGGCCGTAAAGAAGAGGAAACAAACAGTCGAGGGACAACTTCAAGGTTGAGATGTTTGAgcgtttttttttaaccattgaGTGGGTTGATCAATGCATTGCAGCTCATCGCAGCAAATTTCGGTACTtcctctgtaatggtttaatggTCGTGGATGTCTGGGGGCCTAAGAACAACGCACAAATAAAGTAAATTTCTAGATTACGAGTATACAGTCAGCAACTACAGTAGCAGTGTATTTAAAGCAGTTCATATCAGCTATAATTTAATGTTGGGCCTTTTTGGAGTCGGgccaacacatttatttaaactaGCTCCTCGTTTACTGGGACCAGTCCTCGAGTGGCAGTATAAAGTGAATTACTATAAAAATAGCCACGCACTTTACTCGTACTCCTGAAATTACACTTGCTACAGTTAGAAAATGATCGTTTTTAAGACTGTGGAGTGTGTTGGGTGCTAGGTACAATGTTGGTATTCTTCACAGGAGCCCTGCTAGAAAATAAAAGTGGGAATGTGCCCAGCATGGCCTCGTGGCCTGTTTGGCCACTAAAACTGCCAAAGTTGTGTTACGGTCAAATGACTACCAAAAGTTGATTGACCTTATAACATTTTGCGAAGCGCTTGACCGTttagcatcagtagcatcaATTTGTGCTCATTCACATCACGAGGGCCCTGGAGTCTTCAGTTGTGAGTGGCATCCCTGCGGCCCTTTGATCAGCTGAGCACAACGGCACATAATTAAAATATGCAGATCGTTCTCCTCCCTTGTTGAAAGCTGCGCCCTCTGCGAAGCCATGCCCCAAACACTGGGCCGTCGAGAAAAATCATTTATGGTTGGCTTTCCAGCTGAACTGTCATggctaaaaggaaatgaagaggTTGGGAGGAGGGATACTGGGAGCAAGGgggatgtttggggggggttcaCAGGGGCTATGAAAGCAGGGGGGTCttttcttttgatctttttaggGCAGCAAAAAGCAAGTGGGCTCTGCCTGAGCTGGCAAACACATTTAGCTTGTAATTgttcagatcagacagacaatCAGTCTTGGAAATGCGTGGACAAACAAAAGTTTACAGCGTCGATTGGAAAAGTCAACAGGTCTCGCAGAAGACCCGTACATAAACAAAGAATCTGTTGAGCTGCAGCTTTGGTTTGATCTGTTGTTTGCATTTCAATTATCAAGCCTGCTAAGACTGCCAGCTTCCAATTCTTCTGAACTGGGGGGCCTGGATTTAATGGGcaggctgtttttttcctggagAATCACTGAACTCATCCCTGACAATGCCAAGGAAATCTGTAGTTTAAATCTGATGAGTTAGCTTGTATtcctaaaaaaagaaatttctCTCTATTTCAGAACCAAATGTAACTtatgattttatttaattaaaaaattcTGTTCACCAGTTTGTGCTGCTTTCCTAGGTCTTTTACATCAAAGGGAGGTTTTTCCACATCCTAAATGGTAAATTAATATCAATAAGCAGGATTCATATCACAACCTGTATCAAAATTAATTAAACTATGTTGTTCTCAAAATCTCAAAAACCATAAATGCACATATATTTAGGAGTATTTACAGTGTTATACAATTCCAACTGGACTTGAGGGAAATACTTTTAATATATTCACActacacaaaaataaaatttaCTTCTTGACTGTTTGAACTCCTTCAGATGGTGACTGCCAATATTTGGTGGTGAATAACTGGGATGAATTGTGCTGTGGAGCGCCGAGTTGGTTTTAGTAACCATGTGTTTCACTCTCAGACAGTTTTGCCTTGTAGAAGACATCAAAGTTGGACTCAGTTGTGTTTTGATGAATTCAGACCTAAAATAAGAGATGGAAGCATGTCCTCGAAAACGTCATGATACTAATTTAAAGGAGTACTACTTTGCACTTACATATTATTGCTTTTTGTGTATAATTACATATAGTAATTTTAGATTagtatttaaacatttaaatctgctgttttATTCTATCTGCCATCTTTAATTACACCACAGGCACAAATACTCTTCTATAAATATAACTGAATTGGATTATGCTGCATTCACAAGGCAGAAATGTTCATTCATGTTATTTGGCAATTACTTCCTTCATTAAGGCTAAAGAATTACATTTCCTTCATACATACATGTTAAGTGCGTGCACTCATATCTAGATATTTTACATGTAAATCTCAGACTTTTATTTAggccgtccatctgtccacaggTTTCACCTAAAAGATGATACGCAAGAATGAGAGCCAGTCAGTTATATTTAAAAACTATTTCATGATCCTTTTAATTGAACCCAGAGTAATATCATGTcaatatatacataaatgttAGCATAGCTACGTTAGCACAAGATAGTGTTGGCGCTAAGTCTTCCTGGCAGTAGCGACGAATGTGCCGCCTCTCAGACACCGGCCGGGAGGTTCTGTTCCTGGGAAAATCCTCATGTTTCTCAATGTTTCCGAGCAGATACAAGTGGCTGGAGGTTGTAAGTGCTTTCTGATGGGGGCAGTCACTGTGTCGGCTGGTGGCATTTGAGGCTGCTCAAGGAGGCAGGGTCGCGTTCTTTGGTCACCCCTGCTATTCTACGGCCTCCACAGTGGGGGTCGAGGCAAAGCTTAAATTGCTCCCTAAGCAAATGAAGAAGGTAGCTCTGTTTGTTTATCCGGGGTTAAGGATGATGGCTAAGGCTCAATAAAATGGATGAAAGTGTTGCCCCAGTTTTTTCTGCACCGCAATTGCTCTACATTTGCATGGTAGCACTGGTGACACAAAAGGTGTGATTTTTCCCACAAACCAGTTCTTCTCTGTCTTTTGAGGCACCAGAGGGTGGGGGCTGCAGAACAAGGCCCCAATTTATTTCGTTTATATCCTGAACTTTCAGGGAGGGGGAACCAAGAATTTAAAATCTAAACtttaatttggaaaaaaaaaactgtctttaGAGTTGGATAAATTGCATTTGACAAATCTGTTCCTCTTGTTATCATTGAGTTATCACAATGCAGCAGCTTTAATTGATTGATCTGGTGTCTGCAAGCTCTTGGAGGAAGTCTGGAGGGACAGATTCTTTAGTTAATCCAATTTGAAAGGAGTTAAGAAGATTAATGTCAAGTATTGTCAAGATCATTTAATTCACTGCTTTGGGTTACACAGCCTTTCATAGGTCAGTATTAACTGAGGGTAACCAGggttttatttatgtgtttatcttTATGCCACCACTCTTCTCAGTTAACAGGAAATGTATCATCATCAGGAAAGTTTCACAGACTGGACAGATGGGATGAGGGTGGTCGTCCAGGAGCAGAGATTCCAATACAACATGCGTCTATCACATACCATAATATGTCATATGATGCTTGAGGTGATCACCATTTTCATTAGCACCTCATTAAGAACAGAGGCTTGAATAAAACAATCACAACATTTCACCAGGAACATGATCCTGGTGAGCTGGAGGTTTGTCTTTTAATGTAGTAATGAataaaatgggattttcttCATGTGAAGCTCGGTAAAAATAAGATTTAGCTCTGAGGAAGATTTAGATAAATACCTGTTACACACAAACCTCCTGCTTCACATTTCCTTCTGTAGGAATTTCTGTACAGTTTCTGAATGTCAGGAATAATAAGAATTGTCAAATTCTTGTCAAAATTTCCACATTAAAGTGTTGTTTACTCTGTATTGTTGGGGGAGGggcataaaaaaataaaacctacaGAAATATATCAGTTGGACActgatttgaaaaaaaaaatctttaagcgaacaggttttcttttttaaaattttgatacataatagaaatgttttaacatgtttttttcaACAAAGTTAGTTATGTAAAGTTGATTTACTTATTAAGTATAATTTTCTCATACCCCAACAAGcaataaatgaaacaaaatgaaaaacaagatcCATGCAAAATGACAATTGCAGCAACCCCTGTCACTTATAACTGCATTGACATATTTTTATAACGATTAAGACCAAGACTACACGAGGTTGGACAATGTCCTACACAGGAAGACGCCATGGTCCACATAACAAGAGTACGCTTTAACTGCTAATATACAGAACACAGGACACAAAGGACAAACATTTCATCAGACAGGAACTAAATTATTAGGAGTTACTTGGTTCACAAGACGGGACAATGTGGCTTCCTGAGATTGTCCAATCAAATTAACAGTGGCAGAATTACAGGACCTGGAGGAAGTTAAAGCGTAAGAAGAAATGGAGCAGCGCCATCAACGCAACCGAAGAGCACTCTGACACTGACATGTTGTTATCTGctaaagaggaaggagggagggggaccTTCACGACTTCAAATGACCTTGTTATCCCTGTTGGGATCAGACTAGAATACCCTCCCTGTTAGCTTTCCCTGGTCAGGTTTCATGTGGGGAGAAACCAAGGCCGCAGTGTTTCCTTTGGGATCAGTCGGGAGGTGCTGCTTTACAAGGCCGACACATACATCAGACATGTAGGGAAGAGACGTGTTGGACTGTGGACCCGTGGTTGGAGATGTTGTTGCTTTAACCGGCTGCACCCTGAGCATTTTTCTAACATTTGTGCGGAATGTTGTGATTGAACAGTCAATAAGTTCCCATAAACGTTCATACAGAGCGCCGCAGATGTATTCCTTGAGTAAACGTTCCCTGGTCTTGACGCGCTGGAGGACAATGATGGATGGCCGACCACATACGGTTGACCAACAAACAAGCCGACATTATGTAAACAACAGTTAAATTAACCCTGGTGTGGGCGGCAGCGGCGTCGCACTCGCACGCTGCTGTATTTGATGATCAAGGATCGCTTCTTTAGGATAACCCTGATAAGAAACTAGTGATCCTCAGAAACTTTAGTCTCAGGACTCAAACCTGCTACTGAAGTTGAACTATTTACTATTTATTGGATTTCCGGGGATTCGGTGTGAAAAGAGTGTCTCAGCTTGGGATCCACCCTGGTCAGATGGATCTGATGTGGGCCAACAAGTGGAAACATGGACGAGACACGAGtttgttgctgcagcaacagcagatgatattcaaatttgGACACAATGCCCAGAATGTTTCATCTGCACACAGATTATTAGAGAAAATTAGAGATGAGACCCACAAATGACAGCACATtacatctgtgtgtggggggaggggcgggggtgggggcagtTTTTGATTTGTGGAATCAGTTTGAATGACTTGCTAATATGCAGGATGCTTTGAACCTGGTGACATACGATCAATCGTATTCCAACAAATGTTGACTGTGGGAATTCAGGGCTAAAAGTAAGACAAGTAAATTAGAAAACTGTTTCAAGGATTCACACAAAGCAAGCAAATTACCAAACAGGAGTTTTAATATCATTATTTAATGTACATTtaatacacatttttaataaatactCCATCCTTAAAATTATTTTACACTTcctcaaataaaaatatatttatatatgtataaaagCAGACATTCAGGGTGATGACATAAACACAAGAGGGTGAGGGCAGTGGGCGAGTCAGGGGGTTCCTTACACTTCAACGCATTTTTACAAATCAACATTACAGTCGGAACAGGAAATCTATGATTATCAAACATAGCTGCCGCACTGTTCCATCAGTTGCTATTAAAGCTCTGCCACTTGGACCATTTAAGAACTTTAAAGGATGATCCCCAGGCTGAATGAAGTATCAAACAAACAGTAGGAACACCTCCGTGTCAGCACCTCAGCATGATCGCCACATGCTTGTGCAAGCACGTCTCCAATGCAGTGTGTGACAGTTTTGTGTCTTTGAATGCAGCGTTCCCTGGCAGTGCCGTCAATCAGGGCCCTTCAAGTCTCCTTGAGCAGCAGGCGAGAGTCCAAAAAAAATGACTCCACTGGtcaaaattaaacagaaaaaaaccaaGAACACCGAGCACTCTACTAGTGAGTTATGTGCATCTAAAGACAAACATCTCTATTTACATAGATCATTTCTAAGTCTGAagtacaaaaatatatatttcactttttttgtcTATGAATagctttggtggggggggggtctaactACATGTTAAGATATATAATgctgtatatataaaaaaatcacTAGAGGTCTTTTTGGGAGGGAAGATGAGCGAGTTGGCTGCTAGTAAGtccatctctctgtccatcAGCCTCTCCGCCCTCAGCTTTCCGATGAATGTCGCGTACGTTTAGTCCTTTGATTGAAAGGGTAGTGGATGAAATCAAAAGGACGGTGGTGGCTTGGATGGACCGGCTGCTGCCCCTTCGGTAGCCTCTTCATGAAATGGACTTCCCGTTGGTGCTGCCGTGTCCGCGAGCCCTTCCGTGGTCGTCCGCGGCGGGTGAAGGCCATGTACCAGCCCTCGTAACGTGCGTTCCTCAGTGCTGTGTAGTTGTTCTCCAAAACGATCTCGGTGAAGATACAGTCACGACCCTGCCCGTTTTTCTGGGGGGGAGAGAAATCGGAGATGTGCAGTTTAGTGCTGATGTTCCAAAACGAGAAGAAGCGTTAAACGTTAGCATCGTCAAAGGATTAGTGTGAGTTCTATCTGCTTGGTCAACAGGTTTAAAATGACTTGAATAGATGAAAAGGTctcaggatgtgtgtgtgtgtgtgtttgtgtgtgtccttacCAAAATTTACAACATGTGAAAATatcagcctgtgcagcctggcCCTTGACACTCACAGCCCTCCCCACATGCAGCATATGCTACAGTCATTACAGATCAGAGAGAGATGAATAACAGTAAACCGCGACTCTTCTCCCCCTTTAGAAAAAACATTCAGCAACTCTTGTGGTGCCGGGACTGATTCTACGGCCATAAAGCCTCAAAGTCAGACCCTCCACCCTTGTGTCCCCTCCGCTTATGAAAATTTAACCAGTCAGGTCAATCAATAAAT from Takifugu rubripes chromosome 4, fTakRub1.2, whole genome shotgun sequence includes:
- the fgf8a gene encoding LOW QUALITY PROTEIN: fibroblast growth factor 8 (The sequence of the model RefSeq protein was modified relative to this genomic sequence to represent the inferred CDS: deleted 1 base in 1 codon) yields the protein MRPIPSRLSYLFLHLFAFCYYAQVTNQSPPNFTQHVSEQSKVTDHVSRRLIRVYQLYSRTSGKHVQVLPNKKINAMADDGDVHAKLIVETDTFGSRVRIKGAETGFYICMNKRGKLVGKKNGQGRDCIFTEIVLENNYTALRNARYEGWYMAFTRRGRPRKGSRTRQHQREVHFMKRLPKGQQRSIQATTVLLISSTTLSIKGLNVRDIHRKAEGGEADGQRDGLTSSQLAHLPSQKDL